The genome window GATAGATTTCATCCTCTGTAAAGGCACTCCGAATTTGTTTATTCAGCTCTCGTGCAGAAGGTAAATCTCTGCCAAAAGGTTTTTCAATCATGAGGCGCTTCCATCCGGCTGTATCTGTCAATCCTTCAGACTGTAGCTTAGTAGCAATCGTACCGAAAAATTCAGGAGCCATTGCTAAATAAAAGATTCGATTGCCAGCAGTATGATAGGTCGTATCCAAATTCTCTAATAAATGCTTCAAATCTAGATAAGACTCTTTATTTGTCACATCAAACGGATGATAGTAAAAATGATCGCAGAATTGGTCAATTTTTGAATCATCTAGCTTTGCTTCAAGTAAAGCTATGCGTACATTTTCACGGAATTGCTCATTAGAATTGGCCCGTCTCGCTACACCAACAACTGCAAATTCCTCAGACAGCTTTCCATTTAAATATAGGCGGTAAATAGAAGGAAACAGTTTTCGGTTTGCCAGGTCTCCAGTTGCTCCAAAGATAACAATTAGTGATTTAGGATTTTCGATATTCAATGCCTTAGACCTCACTTTAAATAGGATGCTATATGTAGATTGTTATTTCTTTCTATAATTGTACTTGCTGTTTGCACACTTTCTAGTATAAGCAAAATACAGCAGATGAAACAAATCTTCATTATTGTAACAAATATCTATGAAAAAGAACATTTTGTAACATTGTATGGTTTATTTAGTTGTTTTTAAGAATTTATGATAGTAAATCAAATTCATCTAATGATTGAATCCAATTCCTTTGTGCAGTACAAAGGCTCTTTTTTAAAACTTTGTTGCTATTAGCAAATTATTCTGGGTGAACAACCAGTTATAGAAGCTAAATTGAAGTTGAACTAGGAAAGATCAACTCTCTTTATGTATAGAAGTATCAAATACTAAGGTAAAAATCCGGCCTTTGGGATTTTTACAAGAATGCAACAATCTATAAGAAAACAGCCAAAAGAAAAAAGCTCGTCTTTTCGTGAGGGCTTATACATATAGTGTAACAAATACAATAATTTATGATGAAGGTGAGTAGATGAAGAACACAAAGGCCATTTTACAGGTTGCAGCGACATATATTGGGACAATCGTTGGAGCGGGATTTGCGACTGGAAAAGAGGTTGTTCAGTTTTTTTCTCAATATGGAATGATTGGCATTATCGGTATTTTGATTAGCGGCTACTTTTTTATTTGGATTGGAACAAAATCGATGCTAATTGCAAAACGAATTGATGCCAATTCCTATCAAGAGATTAATGAATACTTATTTGGCCAAAAAATCGGCAAAGTTGTGAATGCTGTATTACTTATTATGTTATTTGGCGTTACGTCTGTTATGTTTTCTGGGACAGGAGCTGTATTTCAAGAGCAGCTTGGGTTACCTTCTCAACTTGGAATTATTTTAACCATTGTTCTTTGTTATTTAGCTGTTATCAGAGGAATGAAAGGACTTCTTGCAGTGAATTCGGTTATTGTTCCAATGATGTTGCTTTTTAGTTTAGTCATTATATTCGCATTCCCAGGTTCATCAGTCTATTATGGAGAATCTCCCAATTTAGTAAAAGTACTAATGAGTGCACTCGCATATGCGTCCTATAACATTGTATTAGGTCAGGCTGTGCTTGTACCATTAGGGAGAGATAGTGAGAATGAAAGTATCATTAAATGGGGCGGGTTTTTAGGTGGATTAGGTTTGACCTTGATCCTCGTTACTAGTCATTTAGCGCTCATTACGATACCGAATATGACAGCATATAGCATACCGATGGCAGAAATCATTAAGCAAATAGGGACGGTTCTTCATATCCTGTTTGTCATTGTCATTTATGGTGAAATTTATACAACGTTGATCGGAAACGTATATGGTATCTCAAGAAAGCTTTCTGGAACATCAACACCTAAAAAATCAATTATTATCATGATTTTAGTCATCTGTTATTTTGTTAGTTTAATTGGTTTTGACTCGTTGATTAAGTATTTATATCCTCTATTCGGTTACATCGGCTGTGTCGTTTTACTTTCCTTAATGGTTAAAAAGATGCCGGTGAAAAGATAGAAAAAAGTTCGCAGCTTCTGCGAACTTTTTCATGTTTATGTATTCCGGCTCATAAATTTTTTTAGTAAACGGATTTGACCGACGTGAGCTTGCTCATCTGTCATAACATGTGTCCATTTGAAATAGTTATTTGCCTTGTTTCCAAACCAAAAGTCTGTTTCTACATATAGCCATTCATCGGATAATGCTTTAAATTGATCAAAGGTATATTTTCTTGATTCTTCTAAGTTGGATAAATAATAATCATTTGTGTACCCCTTAATGGATTGGGCAGGTTGGCCCAATTGCAGGGCAGGATTCAGCCGGTTAATATCTTCTTCTGTTAATTCTCTGCCTTCAAAGGTCTCAATGTTATAAGCGGCATTTAAAGCATGGATATGAGCTAATAACATTCCGATTGAATTGCTCTCTTCATCCATACGGAAGTCTAGTTCTTCTACTGTTAAATCCTTTACTTCCTGTTTAAGTCTTCCCCTGATATAATTCATTTGTGATACAAGTCTGGAAAATTCTAAACTAAATCCTTCTTTTTTTGCAATTAAAAATAATTGAGTAAAATCCATTTAGCTACCCCCTAAGAAAAATTATACCTTTTTTGCAGGTTAATAAAGATTTACTTGACTTTCATGATCAGACTCATTATATTACTAATAAATCTTAGCAAATATTTCATAGTAGAAGGCGTTGAGAAGGATTAGTAAAGTGATTATACCGTTTTATTTAGAGAGGAAGCCAAATGCTGAAAGGCTTCTATAAAACAACACTTGAACCTACCTTTGAGTTCTGTATCGATAAGGTGCAGCGGAGAAGTCCGTTATCCTGTTTGAGAGTATGAGGCACATTGTGCTTTATAAATAAGGGTGGTACCGCCAAGCCATGGTCCCTTTTTGGGATTATGGCTTTTTTGTGTTTTCTAAATTAATTTTTGAGGTGAAAGAAGATGGCGAAGGAATTTGTAAAAGATATCACATCGATGGAAGATGATTTTGCGCAGTGGTATACAGATGTAGTGAAGAAAGCTGACTTAGTTGATTACTCAAGTGTTAGAGGATCTATGATTATCCGTCCTTACGGCTACGCACTGTGGGAAAATGTGAGGGATGCGCTAGATAAGAGAATTAAAGAAACAGGTCATGAGAATGTATATATGCCTCTATTTATACCAGAAAGCCTTCTTCAAAAAGAAAAAGATCATATTGAGGGATTTGCACCTGAAGTGGCATGGGTTACGCACGGAGGATCTGAGGAGCTAACAGAAAGACTGGTAGTTAGACCAACTTCAGAGGTGCTATTCTGTGAGCATTACAAAAATATTATTCATTCTTATCGAGACCTGCCAAAGTTATATAACCAATGGGCAAATGTTGTGAGATGGGAGAAAACTACAAGACCATTTCTGCGTACATTAGAGTTTTTATGGCAAGAAGGACATACCGCTCATGCTACGGATGAAGATGCGCATGATGAGACAACAAGAATGCTGGATGTGTATGCTGAGATTTGTGAAAAAGTGCTGGCAATTCCGGTAGTGAAAGGTCAGAAAACAGAAAAAGAAAAGTTTGCAGGTGCAAAATTTACGTATACAATTGAAAGCTTGATGCACGACGGTAAAGCATTACAAACTGCTACTTCTCACCATCTTGGTGACGGCTTTGCGAAGTCATTTGGTATTCAATATACAGATAAAGAAGGGAAATTGCAGTATGTTCACCAAACATCATGGGGATTTACAACTCGTGTTATCGGGGCTTTAATTATGGTACATGGTGATAATCGTGGACTCGTTATTCCTCCAAAAGCGGCACCAACTCAGGTGATGATTGTTCCGATTGCACAGCATAAAGAAGGTGTATTAGATTATGCTTATGCGTTAAAAGCTGAGTTATCTGCATTAGCTCGAGTTGATATTGACGCAAGTGATAAAAAGCCTGGATGGAAGTTTAATGAGTATGAAATGAAAGGAATTCCACTTCGTTTAGAAGTAGGACCAAAAGATATTGAAAACAAGCAAGTTGTGCTTGTTCGACGTGACACGGCAGAGAAGATTGTGGTGGCAACGGACCTGCTAAATGAAACAATAGAGAAGCTGCTAGAAGATATTCAACAAAACTTATATAACAAAGCACTAGATTTGCGAGAAGAGAAAACCAAACCAGCTACGAGCTTAAATGAATTTAAGGAGAGTATAGAAGCTGAAGGTGGGTTTATTAAAGCGATGTGGTGCGGGGAACAAGCTTGTGAAGATCGTATAAAAGAAGAAACAGGGGCAACGTCTAGATGTATACCATTTGATCAGGAAGAAGTGTCAACAACCTGCGTATGCTGTGATAAGGAAGCAAAGCAAATGGTGTACTGGGCAAAAGCATATTAAAGTAAAGTAGGGATCATTTGTGATCCCTGCTTTTTCATCATCATCTATTCATCAATTTGTATCCGCTTTTTCAGTTTAGAGCCTTTTGGAGCAGTAATGGTTAAGACACCATTTTGATAGGAGGCTTTCGTTTGCTTCTCTGAAATAGGATAGGGTAGTTGAATATGGCGTTCAGAACGTTGGTAGGACCTTTCTCTTCGGTAGAAATTATGAGTATTGTGATTTAGTTCATTTTCTTCCTTATGCTCTACTGCAATTCGGAGATACTGTCCTTCAATATCAAGATGAATTTGGTCGCGTTTTACACCTGGTATTTCGGCTTTAATCACAAGCTGTGTATCTGTTTCATATAAATCAATTGGTATTCCAGCTAAGAAGCTTCGTCCGAAAAATTCATCAATGGAATTCATCGCACCCTGAAGCGGCCTAGAGTGAAAAAAGTCATCAATGGATTTCATTAGATGATGTACCGGCTCTTCTCTTTTTGAGAGATTATGCTTTCTTTCTTTCATAGACTCACAATCCTTTCTAAACAGAAATTTCCATCTTGTTAACACGTTTAAGTGGAGGTATCATATATAATTATTCTATTAGTGGACTACGTTAGATGAGAATGGGCGATAGTGGAATTCAAGAATACATCGTAGAGGTTGGTATGTATGACACAAAAGCGTGTAAATTGTTTTCAGTGCAAACATTTTTATACAACATGGGATAAACGGTTTCCGAGAGGATGTAAGGCGTTTAATTTCAAGACCCCTCACATACCGTCAGTGGCTGTTCATCAGTCATCAGGGAACCCATGTATGAAGTTCGAAGCAAAACAAAAATAACGTAACGAAAAGAGAACAGGAGAATACAGGATGAGAAAAACGTTTCAGTCTTATCATCCTATTGTGTGGACATTATTAGCAGGGACGGTTTTTGCCAGAGGAGCAAGCTTTGCGGCGATGCCGTTTTTAGCGCTTTATTTGTCAAAAACAGCTGATGTTAGTCCGTTATTAATTGGTCTTACAATTGGGATAGGGCCATTAACAGGAACAATAGGTGGATTTATTGGTGGTCATTTATCAGACCGTTATGGAAGAAAAGTCGTAATGTTAACGACTATTTTTGTGTGGGCAGCGGTGTTTTTTGGATTTGCTTTTTCAGAGCATGTCCTAGCCTTTATGCTATTAAATGCTGTAAATGGTCTTTCCAGATCCTTTTTTGAACCAACGAGTCAGGCATTAATGGCAGATGTGACAGAAAAGGAAAAAAGGCTTAAGGTATTTTCTATGCGGTATATGGCCATTAATATTGGTGCATCAGTTGGACCGCTATTAGGGGCCTATTTGGGTATGATATCAGCAAACTTAACATTTGTTATTACAGGGAGTGCCTATTTACTATATGGCATTGTCCTTCTCATCTTATTAAATAAATATAAAATTATTAATGTGAATGAAGGAAAGGCTGTTGCATCGTTTAAAGAGGCCTTTCGCGTAATTGGACGTGATGTTTCACTGCGGTATTTTATTTTAGGTGGTATTCTAGTGAACATCGGGTATTCCCAAATTGAATCCTCCTTGCCACAGCATTTGGATTCATTGTTAGAGGATGGAGTTGTCTTGTATTCAGTCCTACTATCTGCAAATGCCATAACAGTCGTTCTACTGCAAATTCCACTTAGTAAGTTAGCAGAGAAGTGGAAGACCCTTCATGCGATGATGATCGGAAGTTTATTGTTTACAGCTGGATTTATCGGGTTTGCTTTATCAGGCGGCTGGACTGGATTTATCGTTTCCATGACGATTGTAACTGTAGGTGAGATTTTCCTGTTTCCATCTGGAAGTGTATTTATTGATAAAATAGCACCTGAGGAAATGAGAGGAACGTACTTTGGTGCGGCTCAGTTTCGCTCAGTAGGTCATTCAGCTGGTCCGATGTTCGGGGGCTGGATTTTAAGTCAGTACAGCGGGCAGCTTTTGTTCTTCATTATTGGCGGGGTCATTGCGGTAAGCACGTGGTTTTACTATGCCGGTAACGCCAGGTATGAAAGACAAATCCAACATAACACTCTTTC of Bacillus sp. BGMRC 2118 contains these proteins:
- a CDS encoding MFS transporter; its protein translation is MRKTFQSYHPIVWTLLAGTVFARGASFAAMPFLALYLSKTADVSPLLIGLTIGIGPLTGTIGGFIGGHLSDRYGRKVVMLTTIFVWAAVFFGFAFSEHVLAFMLLNAVNGLSRSFFEPTSQALMADVTEKEKRLKVFSMRYMAINIGASVGPLLGAYLGMISANLTFVITGSAYLLYGIVLLILLNKYKIINVNEGKAVASFKEAFRVIGRDVSLRYFILGGILVNIGYSQIESSLPQHLDSLLEDGVVLYSVLLSANAITVVLLQIPLSKLAEKWKTLHAMMIGSLLFTAGFIGFALSGGWTGFIVSMTIVTVGEIFLFPSGSVFIDKIAPEEMRGTYFGAAQFRSVGHSAGPMFGGWILSQYSGQLLFFIIGGVIAVSTWFYYAGNARYERQIQHNTLSA
- a CDS encoding Hsp20/alpha crystallin family protein, which gives rise to MKERKHNLSKREEPVHHLMKSIDDFFHSRPLQGAMNSIDEFFGRSFLAGIPIDLYETDTQLVIKAEIPGVKRDQIHLDIEGQYLRIAVEHKEENELNHNTHNFYRRERSYQRSERHIQLPYPISEKQTKASYQNGVLTITAPKGSKLKKRIQIDE
- a CDS encoding DinB family protein, which codes for MDFTQLFLIAKKEGFSLEFSRLVSQMNYIRGRLKQEVKDLTVEELDFRMDEESNSIGMLLAHIHALNAAYNIETFEGRELTEEDINRLNPALQLGQPAQSIKGYTNDYYLSNLEESRKYTFDQFKALSDEWLYVETDFWFGNKANNYFKWTHVMTDEQAHVGQIRLLKKFMSRNT
- a CDS encoding uracil-DNA glycosylase, which codes for MTQKRVNCFQCKHFYTTWDKRFPRGCKAFNFKTPHIPSVAVHQSSGNPCMKFEAKQK
- a CDS encoding proline--tRNA ligase codes for the protein MAKEFVKDITSMEDDFAQWYTDVVKKADLVDYSSVRGSMIIRPYGYALWENVRDALDKRIKETGHENVYMPLFIPESLLQKEKDHIEGFAPEVAWVTHGGSEELTERLVVRPTSEVLFCEHYKNIIHSYRDLPKLYNQWANVVRWEKTTRPFLRTLEFLWQEGHTAHATDEDAHDETTRMLDVYAEICEKVLAIPVVKGQKTEKEKFAGAKFTYTIESLMHDGKALQTATSHHLGDGFAKSFGIQYTDKEGKLQYVHQTSWGFTTRVIGALIMVHGDNRGLVIPPKAAPTQVMIVPIAQHKEGVLDYAYALKAELSALARVDIDASDKKPGWKFNEYEMKGIPLRLEVGPKDIENKQVVLVRRDTAEKIVVATDLLNETIEKLLEDIQQNLYNKALDLREEKTKPATSLNEFKESIEAEGGFIKAMWCGEQACEDRIKEETGATSRCIPFDQEEVSTTCVCCDKEAKQMVYWAKAY